A stretch of DNA from Xiphophorus maculatus strain JP 163 A chromosome 8, X_maculatus-5.0-male, whole genome shotgun sequence:
GTGCAACGGCTGAGGGATCACAGACTACAGGATTTTGCAAACgaactgcgtgtgtgtgtgtgcttgatGAATCTTTtgtttaagcattttaaaaggATGGTACatattttgaagtgtttttttatgcatCAGGACAGGATAAAACTGATCTAGTCTTTTAACAGGTTCTAAAATGACTAAAGATCTAACTTGAAATGTGATATACTCGCAACAGATTTCAagctttttatcatttattaagCAAAACAAAGGTGAGAATGCCTTGTGAGTGGAAAGAAGTACATCGAAGTTGATAGTACATACATGGCAGTAATTGATTGGCAGCAACAATTGATTGCTGATCTCTCTTCTTCCTGGCATTGTGGAAGCACAAACTTAATACATCAGCATTAGATGGGTCAGGTTTACTGATTATTTTTACAAGTGCAATCGCTTTGCAACAACTAGCTTATTACTTTTTCTTCTAAGTCCAGTGGAGCAGCATggacaattttgtctttgttttttactgtctttgtttttgctttgaggATTTGGggtgttttatgtgttttgaacACATTTGGTTAGACTTGCATACTTTTAGAATCCGTCAAGACCAGATCATTTTTATGACTTGATTCCTAATCTCTAGATTTGAAAGTCGCTGTACTTTCTTTTGCCAAACCCTCcagctgttttgtttatattttgttacgtaggaaaaaatgttcttcaagtgTCAAGTATTCCTGCTCTGCTTGGGATTAGTGGTGCTTGCTTTGGGACCTTTACTagactttctttattttttttttttgcgtaaTGCCAGTAAGGTTTGAATGAGCTCTTTAGTTTTCTTGCTTCAGTTTTGATTTCCTCCCCCTCTTACATTTTGTTGTCCTGTGCTTCGTGGTTTATCAGATTGAAATGGCGATTGAGACGCTCCAAAAATCTGAGGGTTTATCCAGTCAGAGAAGCTCGCTGCTCAACAGCCATGTAAGTTGCTTTCCTAAACGCACGCTCTCCCCTAACCTGAACTTTTGCAAGTCTCCCTCTTTCGCTGTTTTGcccttttctcctctttgtAGATCCACGTGTGTTGTGGTGCTCGCAGGTTTATCTTAGTgttgcttttcaaaaacatgGCTGCAATAGAAGCTTTTGCAAAGCTGCCAAGGAGCAGCATCAAATTTACAGAATGTAACCAGAAGTTTTTTTGTTAAGTGGTATACAAAGGTGAGTTAAAAGGTACATCTTTCCCTCTTGTAGCTCCAATGGCTGCTGGACAACTACGAGACAGCAGAGGGAGTTAGTCTACCACGGTCCACCCTCTACAATCATTACTTGCGGCACTGCCAGGAGCAGAAACTAGACCCTGTAAATGCAGCATCTTTTGGCAAACTCATTCGCTCCATCTTCATGGGACTCCGTACGAGACGCCTCGGGACAAGGTCGGCTCTTTTTTGTctcaatttaatatttaagtttGCGTCTtttcaagctcattttaaatcCTTTGCTGTACATCTACccctttttggttttgtttttgcagagggAACTCAAAATACCATTACTACGGTATACGAGTGAAACCAGACTCACCGCTCAACAGACTTCAAGAAGACATGCAGTACATGGCGCTCAGGCAGCAACCTGTTCAGCAGAAACAGAGGTAGGACACATTCATCCTGCAGCACCTGCTGTGATACAAATCATAGAGGTTAGAGATAATAAGGTTTACCATGTGGTTTCAGGTTCAAGCCAGTGCAGAAGTTCGACAGTGGCTCCGGAGACAATTACACAAGTGGGGGGCAGCACCATCCTGGAGCGGCAGAGCAGACAGTCATTGCACAGAGCCAGCACCACCAGCAGTTTCTAGGTCAGCAGCTTTTCAACTAAGCTAAATCGCTgaattggttttttttttatagataatTATGATCATCAGTCATAGGAACAAAAATGATTTGTCTAATTGCATTAAATTGGATTAGATACTTTACTTTCCCCAAGAGGGAAATTAGTTTGTCACATACCTTTTATGACATCAGTCATCGTAAACAAAGCGAAACGTAATTTGCAATGTTTAATATGATATGTAGAATTCGAAATGTATAGAAACAAATGggataaaatgtaatgtaaaaaaacaatttaatatgaGGTCACAACAGAATGGTCTGGTCTTTACCAGGTCCTAAAAACTTAATTAAACCTTTCAACATATTCCCCTCTACCATGAAACAATGCTGAAGCTGAAATAGAAAAACTAAGTGGGAAAGTTAGGTAGATCAATTAGCTTCAGTTCATTGAGTTTTCCATGTATTAAACTTTTGCACAGCTTTTGAATCAGGTAAATATCTGAGCTTTGACTGGGTCAGGGCCATAATTTATAAGCGTTAGTGGTTGCATAGAGGGCCAAACATTTAACAGAAGCAGCGAGGGTGAactttttcttagttttttttcacagatattGTGACTCCGGCTCATTTTGAGTCATGTAGTGCttatacaatttttattttcccaacaGATGCATCGCGGGCACTCCCTGACTTTATAGAGCTGGACCTGGGACAGAGCAATATGGAGAACATCAGTTCAGAGGATGTGAAAGCTCTACAGTCCCTTTACAGAGAGCACTGTGAGGTTAGACAAAGGAGagtctttgttttctgtgaaagGGTAGCAAATCTAGAAACTTTTCTTAAAGATGAGCAACCCATGAACAGGTCTGgcttattaattttaataatcttGCTTTAGTAgaatcatttaaattattttcagggattatttttttattttgttgtcctTGCTCtaagtttggtttctgtcataAAGTTAACCTTAATAGCAAAAGCAGTTAAtactaaaaatatcaaactttttttaaacaattgacTAATTAGATAAAAAATTTAGTTTGTAGACATTTCTAGCTTAGTGTTTTCTGTATAGTTTGATGTTTTGTCAGTACTCCCTTGATGTTCATCCCATTTAGCTGAAAAAGTACTAatatgaagacatttaaaagtttttgtatTCTTAAACtataaagtttttaataaaaaaaattgcagttagaatttatttttcttgatgtGTTTCAGGCTATCTTGGATGTTGTTGTCAACCTCCAGTTCAGTCTAATTGAGAAGCTGTGGCAGACGTTCTGGCGTTATTCTCCTCCTGACACAGTAGAGGGCGCCACCATAACAGAAAACAGGTGGGGACTGGCTCTTTGAGACATGCCTTGCTGCATAGGTTTGCATTTATTCAAGGTTAATCAGATTGTTTTAGAGGAATGACTTGTAACTGAGGTTTGCTCCGTCTGCAGCAGCATAAGCGAGATCGAAGTTCGGCTCCCTCGAGCACAGCTTTTGGCGCTGTGCAGGAACGAGGCCGTTCTTAAGTGGATGAGCACCTGTGACCATTTAATGTACCAGGCCCTTGTGGAGATCCTGATTCCTGATGTCCTGAGACCCATTCCCAGTGAGCCACAGTCACAGGCACCTCTCAGATTTGCCTGATGAAGTTTGTCAGATAGTAACTATTGCGGTTCCTTTGCTCCCAGGTGCCTTGACTCAAGCCATTCGCAACTTTGCCAAAAGCCTGGAAGGTTGGCTTAGTAATGCCATGAATGCCATTCCACAGAGAATGATCCAGACCAAGGTGCACTTTGCTGTAATATTTATagtaaatttgttaaatttatacTTGAAGTTATTATTTGTCCATAACCTGAGCTTCTGTGTGCATTCATGTCACAGATTGCCGCTGTTAGTGCCTTTGCGCAAACGTTGCGCAGATATACATCGTTGAACCACCTGGCTCAGGCGGCACGTGCTGTGTTGCAGAACACATCCCAAATCAACCAGATGCTGAGTGATCTCAACCGCGTTGACTTTGCCAACGTACAGGTCTGAGCATTTCCGAGCGCTTGTCTCCATCACACGTGTCTTTTCTAAACCCCCGGTTTGTTCCTCCTGCTGCCGTACAGGAGCAGGCGTCCTGGGTGTGCCAGTGCGAGGAGGGCGTGGTCCAGCACTTGGAGCAGGACTTCAAGGCcaccctgcagcagcagagctctTTGGAGCAGTGGGCAGCCTGGCTGGACAACGTGGTCACCCAGGTGCTCAAGCCTTACGAGCACCGGCCCAGCTTCCCCAGGGCAGCTCGACAATTCCTGCTGAAGTGGTCTTTCTACAGGTCTGGAAAGGCCTCAAACATTCAGTCTCATTCAGGTTTTACAGCATTGAGACGAAAGCCTtaaggtgttttcttttttgtgtgtagtTCTATGGTGATCAGAGACCTGACCCTGCGTAGTGCTGCCAGTTTCGGTTCCTTCCACCTGATTCGCCTCCTGTATGACGAATACATGTTCTACCTTGTGGAACACCGGGTGGCTCAAGCTACTGGAGAAACGCCCATAGGAGTCATGGGCGAGGTACAGCTGCAGCGTCTGCTCTATTGTATTCTCTCTCCTAGGAATCTGTCTATTAAGCTACCATTACTGatattaaatatctgttttGGATAGATCTTTACCAAGCACTAATATCTGCTCTATTTATCACTCCCTTATTTCAGTTTGACAACCTCCACACCTTATCCCTTGCTAGCATTGATAAAGGTAAGCCAAAAATAACTAGAAAGCACAAAACAATAGGCTCCACTTTATCGTATACTTTGCTTATTGTTAACCAAAAGATGTCTGAAGACTTGACCACACAGATTTAATTCAGCTAATTgtgttaaaacaagaaattcaaGGCTAAGAGAAAAAGAATACAGAGAATGCACAAGTATAATAAACAGAAAGGCAAGCTGTGAATATTAGAATGAGATATATAGACCAAAATAATGTTACTTTTGAAGTCCTTGGACAATACACATTGTCCAAGGACTTACATTTTGAAACAAGCAAAATGTAGCAAGACGTGCAGAAATTAGATTCCTACACGTTTCCCATTTAAACATGACAGACTTTTCCAGACAGAAACCTCATCTACGCAAACATATTTAGCAAACCAGACATGTTTTTCAGCATGCTGCCTCAGGTTTTAGAGCTAAAAACTTGTGAAAATttgggtgtagtgatggactctgcaCTGAACATGAAGCTAATTACAAAGTCAGTCTTCTGTTATCTGAAGAAGATTTCTTTCTGAAGAAAGGATTCATTTCCCAGGAAGATCttgagaaactcatccatgtgtttgtctttagtcacattgattattGCACAGTTCTCCATAAAACTcaatcagacagctgcagcaggggttttaatgttttctgtaaacTTTGTTTGAAGTATTAGATCCAAGAACACAATGCTGAGTATTTGGCTGAaggacttttttatttttttctccttgtgcTACTTTGCCCTGTCCAGATGAAACTAGCGGGATGGACAGTGACTTGGAAGAGGACACAGAGGACTCCGGAGAACCTCTCGCCAAGCGCGAGAAGCCGGAGCACGAGGTAATCCAAGTGATCCAGGTCGGGGCGCTCGAGGACGGGTCCCACCCTGTGGTGGGTGTCGTCCAGCACAGTGTCCTCCACTCGCTGCAGCAGCCCCTGCAGGACCACACTGAACACATCTTAACGCCCTCTGCTGGGACTCCCACCATCCGCCACTGCAGCACCACAGGCAACACGTATGCCTCCGTTTGAGGGTCAAAGGGCACAGCTTCACCTTGTCTGCCTAGTTTTACCGTCTCACTTTCCACATCTCTCCCTTTACGTCTAGATGTCTGCATCTTTTTACATGCGTTGTCTCTGTTTGCGGTCTACCCCGCGTAGTGGGTGGAGGAGTGACACTCCGGCCAGGATGTGCTCTGTCCTTGTCTGTTTGGATTCTGGATGTGTAGTCGCCTTGTTCAGTCTATGGAAGGGACCTGGAGGAAAAGGGACTCGAGTGCGCCGTTAAATGTTTCCTCTTCAGACGTGACTTAATGCTTCTGTCTGTCCACACAGACGGGTTTTATTCCTTCAAACTGCTGATGTCTCAGAGCTCAAATCCATGTCACTAGTCCCAGTAGAGCAAAATGCATTGAATCACTCAAAATCTCCACCTGTTGTACATAGTTTTGCTGTTCTTTTCGATCGACACTACTCCAAACTCATGGTGCTATCattgtggtttgtttttcatggaatttctttgtcttttctgattTCTGTCTACACGCTGATAGACTTCCGATTGAGCGAGACGTTTCTGAGTATTGTATGTAGCTAGACAACAAAGGGTCAGTTTGTGGATTCTAGAAATGATGGGGAAACGTCGGTTTGACAGTTATATGGTAGCCACTTGCACACAAACACTTGCATCTTTTAGTgatattagaagaaaaaaaaaaacctgtactGCTGCTTTTGTGTATACAGATGAGATTCGGGATGAAATGGGCAGGGGGAGCTTTTTTTATGCACCGCGTGCATAGTGCTTGCCTTTTAGATGCTTCGTAATGTGGTTTACGTGACGTGATCTTGAAAGACTCTTGGCAGCCATTTTCCCCTGCTTTTACAAGTTTCTCACTTCATGAAATTCCTTACGTTTGCAGTGGACCAAAAATTCAACCAACAGAGGAGGCTAAGCGCGAGTCTCTTGATGCCACACAGATGCTGTTCCCTGTCCCGCAGTGCCATGTTGCGacgcaaaataaaaaactaaaactaaaaaaaaatctatatagaATGTCAGGGATTTAATGTACCTCGGCTTTATCATAGTGCCTTATCCTTAAATGCAGCTCGTCCGCATAGTCCTGACTGAGGTTGCCCAGCCGCAGATTTGGTTTCTGGTGACTCGTGGCTGGATTTGGGCTGGCTCATCagttctttgttgttgttggggttttttttgtttgttttttttttttacttctgaacCTATCTGAGTCACAGTCACAGTTTTAGCCTTGTCCTGCCCTCGCTCTGCCTTCTCGAGGCCTATTCTCGCATTTAGCCTTTGTCATCGGATGAAGTGAGCGTGTGTCTGCGTGGGTGTGTGTCTTTGACTTTTTCTTGGGTCTGCGCTGTGCTTTTTATGTGCTCATATGTCCTTCATCTCGTGtgcttgcgtgtgtgtgtgcgtgtgtgtatgtgttgggAACACATCCATCAGTCACCCTACCTCAAACCGGTGGTGCCAACCCTTTGATGCGTGCAGCACAGTCACCAAACCTTAATGCACACACACCACTGTACTGCACAAATCTCAACACGAAGAGAAAACCTGCATTGCTTTTCTCTCACCTCTGATGTActttgatttcagtttttagcCCATAAAATGTTTAACCCTTTGTTCCCTGTTTAGAGACCATCTTTGTACAGTGGACCAAAAGTAGATATTTTCTAATATTCagagatataaatatatatatatatagatatatatatatatatgtatagtaTATAAAATGATGATACGCTACatatatttgttgctttttacgTGTTTGATCCGATTGTTAAGACGTGAATGTTTCTTTTGGTAGCTCATCTGTAATTACTTCATTGACTGTGAAATATGAACAGCGTGGGAACTACagcgccttgcaaaaatattctcgcctcctttcagattttgaaactttaatgcgacaaacttcagtttgttttctgtttggagATCTCCAAAACTTAAATTGGTGCATAATTGTAGATGGGGTGAAGTTTACAGATCTGATAAGTGTGGCCAGCATTGTTATcaagctgatttttttatttatttatttatttttgctgcatttagaGCTGCATATCTATTGGGTTTTACTCTACCAGCTCTGACAATCTTAAGACTGGATTTTCAGCCCATTCTTCTTTtcaggtgttttcacacctgtaGCTCGTTTACTTTGGTCCAAATCACTTGATGAGTTTaacttttagaagaaaaaaaagctctaaacctacattcagtctgtttattGGTTTTAAGTGTTTAACCTAAATGCAAATACAAGAAGCAGTCACTGTGTTCTGAGCTGGTAAAAATCATTAGTGTGTTTCTGGCTACTATTTCATGCAAGAATTATCTGAACAGTATGCAGAATGATTTTGAATGTTGCATGGCGGCTTTATGCTTTACAAAAAAGACTCGtgggttttgttttagtttttttactcTGCAGCGTCCCATAATGTAAACCTGACTATGAGAAGGCATTTGGCTCAATGTTGCAGCCAAAAGATGGTAGCTGTGTCAAATCCCATTCACACCATAAACAAACCGCCACATCTACACAACTGGACCAGAGTTCGTCTTTAAACAAACTCACGTATCAGCTGCAGGATATCATTGAGGGGTATCAGGGTGAACACACACATTCTTGTGGGTCgttttatcattttcttcctACTTCAGTTATGCACCTCTTTGTTTTAGTGGattacataaaattccaaaTACATATgaagaagtttgtgtttgtaatgtgacaaaatgtggaattGGTGTAAGaggcataaatacttttgccagGCATTGTATTGTGACCTTTGAATCTTTAGACTACAACTATACTTGAACTGTTCTACCTTCTACGTTGTGGGGAATATTGAGATTAACCTCTATGtggaatttttgttttgttgctaaacacatttttgccGTTTTCTAAATGATCGTCTGTAACATTTCtccacaaaatgtttatttattgatatttattgcatttctgtttaaagtgctTATGAGTACGATGTAATGGCATCTGACGATAAATCAGAAATTATCCCACTGCAAAGTGCAAACCTACTGtacagaaagagcagaaagtcggttgttttgttttattctttgtattCTCTGTAGGCTGAATATTTGTGTTAAAGAAAAGGGGGAATAGCACTGTATTTGCTGTAATTACAAACCTTTGTCTTGCTAACAGTGCACAGGTggcttgacttttttttgttgttgttcttgtgcAACTTAGATGGGCCTCAACATTGAATAGGGTGGGAAAGTGCAAATACATTGTGTGATTTACGTTAGCGAGTCAGCGGACTCgacagtgtttttgtttgttggggGAGTTTTGAAAAGGAAGCCAGGTTCTCACTCCGATCGCGCTGTCTTGAAATATTTGACCAGATCTAGAAACTGTCCACACTTAGATCTggctttttagttttatttgttgggGATTGTTGAAAGTCTCGAAAAGACAAATGAACTATGCTTTgaaggcctttttttttctttctttctaaccTTTTTGTACCCACTTTactctttaaaaaactgttcaaGTTCAGGCAATAACTGGAGACTGGCTTAAAagatgagaaaattaaaaactgtaatgTTTAATCTCCACATTCTTTCAACTTACTGAATTAAAGAATACTACtctatttaaaacttttaaaaaggcCCTCAATATTGGTTTAAGTTATAAAAACCTTCTTTTGTCTCTGACATGGTTACAGTTCTTCTTTTGCTGTTCTTGAATTAATCTCAGCTTCCTTGTCATATATTTTTACCAAACAATGTGGATCgtgatttttatatttagtgcCTGAAcggtgtttgtttgttttgtttcaatctCAGTTGTGTGCTCTTTAAATTTGAAGTGCTTTCTGGTGGAGCTCAGCTGCTGGATATGCTGTTCTCACCAATCTAACCGTCTCCACCCCTTTTTCATTTCCAATCAGATTACAGgtgcatctaaaaaaaatatgtgaaaattattgaaaaatgtgttttttattaactaaatgcaaaaattaaaactcaTAGATTCATCAAACACTGAGatatttcaagtatttatttctgttaattttcatgttttatcttacggctaaaaacagaaaaatgctaatttctCAGAAATCCTCCCTAGATTCTCTGTGGGGTCCAGGCCAGGTCCGTTTGCTGACCAATCGAGGGCAGCGACACCATGCCCATTAAAGCAGGTGTTAAAATGTTTGGCAGTGTGGACAGAAACAAAATTCTCCTGGAAAATGGACTCTGTATCTCCATTAGGCTCTTTGACTTTGgactaaacaaaatataacacaTTAGCAGAGGACATGGCTCCTCAAATAATCACTGAAAACTTTACGCTGAACTTCAATTTCAAAGTGACATTTAAAGTTTACATATTTCCTTTGATAAAAGAGGGCTTTGGACCACTGATGGCTTAGGAATGTGAGAGTTGTAGCCTGTTGTGTACCTTCtattacacttttttcttccacttaacttttcCACTTAGCTTAGTGACTCCACTCAGAAAAAGCCAGATTCTTCATGTGGTCTTCACCATGATTTTGGAAACCATAGTTTAAcgtttctgtatttaaaattcTTTCTTAAAACAATTGATCTTATGTACTATTTCAAATTTCAGAGAAAccaaattttgtgttttctttggctGTAAGATATCACCGAAGTTAATGGAAATACAATGCATCATTATGTGTTTATGcttaaataaacttttgtttttcatcttcatttgttaaaaatgcaCCTGTATCGTTCTTGAACTGAAACCTGCCTGATGTTATTGCTGCCAGTGGTATAGTGTTTGATTTGTCGTTAGGAAAAACAATCCGGTTCCAAATCCCTACGCTTGAAAAGAAATCCGGTAGAATCTCCTCCACATAAACGAAATAACAGCTTCACTGAACCACAGAAAACTCCGGTGCCTTTCATTTCGCcccagctgcagcagatggCCTCGTTGGCCACTGCGTCCGAGGTTGGCCAGACTTGGTCTAAACAGCAGTCATCACACTGGACAGGGGCtgccaattaaaaaaagactgcaGAAACATTATGAACCTACAAACTTTGTTGATGTATAGAAGTGTTAAAAGCACCAGGAGAGTTTCCAtttagtacaaaaaaaaaaggaaaaaaaaaaccctcctctGAGACATGTTTTCTTCTGATTGTGATTTCTTCTTTGTCCAATGATATTTTCTGAATGCTGTGACCTGTTTTTGAGATTCGTTAGGTGCCATTTGACAGTCTGGTGAGTCGTGGCCATCTGTAGCACGCTGCTCGATGCTGGGACAAGCGTCAAGCGGCGGCATTTGGAGAAGCCTTTTAATTCACCAAAATGTGTATATCAAACTAAAAAGAGAagttctatttatttgtttcctaattatttgtttatttagtgaATATTTTATCGGATATGTTGACTTTAGTGCTTTTTGTGATTACTTTCTCACCCTTTTTGGATAATGTAACAGTACCTGATATAATATATACAAACTTCACGtgactttctttttctgtgttgagTTTGCTTCATACATGTATATTCTCAAATTGGCAAGCGAACCAACGCGTGTTgtgtattttacagaaaaaaacgaGGACGATTGGGGGACTTTTATATTTACAAGGACGTTATCATTTAGTGTGTCGTATTAATGATGATAGAAACTATTAAGACAcgtagttttgttttctgaatatttcagatCTCAGCTCAGGCTAGCTTCTTAGTGTTGGTTTCCTTAAAAATTTGTGATTTGTCTTTGCAGTAAATAAACGTTTTCTTGTTCACCCATTGTCCCGTCTCGTAACTAAACGCGCATCTTCTGGTTGGCCCATTACTTTTTATTCATACATATAACCACCAATGTCATTCAAACTCCACATATTCAGCTTTTATTATATTGTTAAGATGAGCAGTAGTGTATTCTGGAAGTTTTACAGCATTCAACTTATggtttaatatatatatatatatatataacactaCCTTTACAGAATTATAACTGTAAAGGTAGCAAAAGTGTATAAAATACTGCCATATGTGTTTAACAGAGATCTGAATACGTGGTGATCATGCGgagcaaaacaaaccagaaaactaaacttttaatgAGCAAAGTAATACTGAAACCACCTCAGTCTGGTCATCTCACAAGAACCTCCAAATGTATATTTGGCATCATTATGGCTTACGCTTCCTCGCAGTTCCTTTAACACTTTTCCAGCTGCTGTTAAGATAAGTCTATTACCCAAATTTGTCAGTAATTCCAGCCACTTTGATGTTATTTAGCCACTCAAACCGCTTTCAGCataaaagacttgatatttttggGGCAACAGCAAATTTGTCCTTTTCTACAGAACGCAGTATGACAAATATCAGCTATACTAAGAATATATGGATACAGCTgagtaaacacaaacaaaactgataaaGTGCTAATGGACACCTAACCAAAACATGATACTTCTGTTTGTAAGTATTTCAGTTCTAataggagaaaaacaacaaaaatcaaggTTCAAAACAGTTatagatgatttaaaaaaatacaacaatggAGCTGAAAGATGCTGAGCTCTAAATTGGCTTTCTGTGTGttctttaaaactatttaaaagaaTATAAACTTCTcactgaaatctgtttttttttttttttaagattacaAGAGAATGAGTAACATACAGTTTTCCTTACAGGCCCTGATCTGAGAGGGAGAAAATGGCTTTCTTGTTAGAGAAAGCCTTTTCAGCCCAACACACCAGCAGTATACTCCAACTACAAATACATTTCGGACAAACAGATGAGAAATTACAGTAAACAGATTGAGGATATTTTACGattgtagaaacatttattttttttattattttggataAAGACTTTGCTTTACACAATTCATATATGTTAACAGAGGGACGACACTTTAATTTGCATGAtgctggtaaaatgttttcaaaaatactgtGATGTGCTCAATCAGCAGCATCCTGAAATTTAGTGATTATAGTGCTGACTGTGTTTTCCAGTTTGGAGTATACCGCCGGCCTTTAGGTCCTTTCTTCAACTACGAGCTATACAACATTCATATGATTGCAGTCCTCCTTTAGCACTCCAGGCCTACAGATGGAGT
This window harbors:
- the rfx3 gene encoding transcription factor RFX3 isoform X2 codes for the protein MQTPEAGADSTSTVSLQTTVPVQPTGSTQQVPVQQQQAQTVQQVQHVYPTQVQYVEENSGVYTNGNITYTYSEPQLYSQNSGGSYFDTQGSSSQVSTVVTSHGLTNNGGGSTGGMTMGMAGGQVISSSSGAYLMDNAGPHPATQTARASPATIEMAIETLQKSEGLSSQRSSLLNSHLQWLLDNYETAEGVSLPRSTLYNHYLRHCQEQKLDPVNAASFGKLIRSIFMGLRTRRLGTRGNSKYHYYGIRVKPDSPLNRLQEDMQYMALRQQPVQQKQRFKPVQKFDSGSGDNYTSGGQHHPGAAEQTVIAQSQHHQQFLDASRALPDFIELDLGQSNMENISSEDVKALQSLYREHCEAILDVVVNLQFSLIEKLWQTFWRYSPPDTVEGATITENSSISEIEVRLPRAQLLALCRNEAVLKWMSTCDHLMYQALVEILIPDVLRPIPSALTQAIRNFAKSLEGWLSNAMNAIPQRMIQTKIAAVSAFAQTLRRYTSLNHLAQAARAVLQNTSQINQMLSDLNRVDFANVQEQASWVCQCEEGVVQHLEQDFKATLQQQSSLEQWAAWLDNVVTQVLKPYEHRPSFPRAARQFLLKWSFYSSMVIRDLTLRSAASFGSFHLIRLLYDEYMFYLVEHRVAQATGETPIGVMGEFDNLHTLSLASIDKDETSGMDSDLEEDTEDSGEPLAKREKPEHEVIQVIQVGALEDGSHPVVGVVQHSVLHSLQQPLQDHTEHILTPSAGTPTIRHCSTTGNTYASV
- the rfx3 gene encoding transcription factor RFX3 isoform X1, which encodes MQTPEAGADSTSTVSLQTTVPVQPTGSTQQVPVQQQQAQTVQQVQHVYPTQVQYVEENSGVYTNGNIRTYTYSEPQLYSQNSGGSYFDTQGSSSQVSTVVTSHGLTNNGGGSTGGMTMGMAGGQVISSSSGAYLMDNAGPHPATQTARASPATIEMAIETLQKSEGLSSQRSSLLNSHLQWLLDNYETAEGVSLPRSTLYNHYLRHCQEQKLDPVNAASFGKLIRSIFMGLRTRRLGTRGNSKYHYYGIRVKPDSPLNRLQEDMQYMALRQQPVQQKQRFKPVQKFDSGSGDNYTSGGQHHPGAAEQTVIAQSQHHQQFLDASRALPDFIELDLGQSNMENISSEDVKALQSLYREHCEAILDVVVNLQFSLIEKLWQTFWRYSPPDTVEGATITENSSISEIEVRLPRAQLLALCRNEAVLKWMSTCDHLMYQALVEILIPDVLRPIPSALTQAIRNFAKSLEGWLSNAMNAIPQRMIQTKIAAVSAFAQTLRRYTSLNHLAQAARAVLQNTSQINQMLSDLNRVDFANVQEQASWVCQCEEGVVQHLEQDFKATLQQQSSLEQWAAWLDNVVTQVLKPYEHRPSFPRAARQFLLKWSFYSSMVIRDLTLRSAASFGSFHLIRLLYDEYMFYLVEHRVAQATGETPIGVMGEFDNLHTLSLASIDKDETSGMDSDLEEDTEDSGEPLAKREKPEHEVIQVIQVGALEDGSHPVVGVVQHSVLHSLQQPLQDHTEHILTPSAGTPTIRHCSTTGNTYASV